One window of Leptotrichia sp. oral taxon 498 genomic DNA carries:
- a CDS encoding cell division protein SepF, with amino-acid sequence MGLKRKLMEFFGDDIEDDDEELEQSAEENKEVENPKTQQQPKPKPIFKEDKPNEEKKGIGSIFGVGNKKEESTKMAAEMASATKVSYVSIIRPKVFEDSRLIADAIKENKVVTFSLEFLEYEVGQRVIDFVSGAAYAMNAHLSKVTDKVLTSIPVGIDYEDIDASLGEDSKDSNYL; translated from the coding sequence TTGGGACTAAAACGAAAATTAATGGAATTTTTTGGGGATGACATTGAAGATGACGATGAAGAATTGGAACAATCGGCAGAAGAGAATAAAGAGGTAGAAAATCCAAAAACACAGCAGCAACCAAAGCCAAAACCGATTTTTAAAGAGGATAAACCTAATGAAGAAAAAAAAGGTATAGGTAGTATTTTTGGTGTAGGAAATAAGAAGGAGGAGAGTACAAAGATGGCAGCAGAAATGGCATCAGCTACAAAAGTTAGTTATGTTTCAATAATCAGACCAAAAGTTTTTGAAGATTCAAGACTTATTGCAGATGCGATAAAAGAAAATAAAGTGGTAACATTCAGTTTGGAATTCTTAGAATATGAAGTGGGACAAAGAGTAATAGATTTTGTAAGTGGAGCAGCATATGCTATGAATGCACACTTATCAAAAGTTACAGATAAAGTTTTGACTTCGATTCCAGTTGGAATAGATTATGAAGATATTGATGCTTCACTAGGTGAAGACTCTAAAGATAGCAATTATTTATAG
- a CDS encoding MotA/TolQ/ExbB proton channel family protein translates to MWGILATSICGVAVILEKLWIFFTMEKDFTKEYRKELYKALQTKSKEEVIKITNSKRDSVSRIITKTMENIDLDLNKIEESEKEYLEEIIREAVLAQTGKLEKGMWLLGAVVNTAPQLGLLGTVTGMITSFSALSASVESSKTVAAGISEALYTTAFGLIVAIPTLIFYNYFNRRIDATALEMERAALHIMGRVKK, encoded by the coding sequence ATGTGGGGAATACTGGCGACTTCAATTTGCGGAGTCGCAGTAATTTTGGAAAAATTATGGATTTTTTTTACAATGGAAAAGGATTTTACAAAAGAGTATAGAAAAGAGCTGTATAAGGCATTGCAAACAAAGAGTAAAGAGGAAGTTATTAAGATTACAAATTCAAAAAGAGATTCAGTTTCTAGAATTATTACAAAAACAATGGAAAATATAGATTTGGATTTAAATAAAATTGAGGAATCAGAGAAGGAATATCTTGAGGAAATAATAAGAGAAGCTGTTTTGGCACAGACAGGAAAACTGGAAAAAGGGATGTGGCTTCTTGGGGCAGTAGTAAATACAGCACCTCAGTTGGGGCTTCTTGGAACAGTTACTGGAATGATAACATCATTTTCGGCATTATCTGCAAGTGTGGAAAGTTCTAAAACAGTTGCAGCAGGAATATCAGAGGCTCTGTACACTACGGCGTTTGGTCTAATTGTGGCGATACCTACTTTAATCTTTTACAATTACTTTAATAGAAGAATAGATGCGACAGCGTTGGAAATGGAGAGAGCGGCTTTGCATATTATGGGAAGAGTGAAAAAATAG
- a CDS encoding TonB-dependent receptor has translation MTDIYNCHAGMKFMLKKIAILSLILASLSLYAEGKYEGKLEETVVTATGFNDNIDNQIKNVTIITSEDIQEKGYNTVEDILKQAPGVNITQTGFGSAVDMRGQGRFGLGTSANISKAVSSVKILIDGDIAMDTIDTSHAYIPLNTISVNDVERVEIINGGGTVLYGSGTRGGVVNIITKDRTKEGASGKAYYQNSSYGTNKLGFDAGINYGNKFIIDLGYENVNGKGYRRGSKEAYEYLNGSLKYNITDNHSLKFKAARYNSEETLASDLTKSQLLSDRRQSGTLSDLDVDRKEYSLGYEGKVTDNLKLSLTGYKQDTNKIMYGMPKTKFEDNKKGINFKGNYGLENGNIIFGYNYIDHKGSREQTIFGTPIMNVDLAKETNSFYLLGRHKIVGNLEGTAGYRYERAEYKTNREVPSTRMPIPGGRGFVNIPSREMHGLRKDSNSAYELGLNYKYSDTGNVYAKYERGFRSPAATEFVDYAPGARNYTLNNLKTEKFNTYEVGFKDMLWNSFVSATAFHTRTDNEIYLNMDHGVLGGPSTARWTFHNLKATERTGVELFAEQYLGKLRVNESFTYVNAKIKKVGDDVLTSTTYNFKDGQKIPGVPSTKVTLGLDYEIADGLRTTANLNYYSSSVDTYNEKIPSYSTTDLGLKYKHQSGFGLNAGVKNVFNKKYNVAQGKDPLTGKTVYSPADERTYYIGASYEF, from the coding sequence GTGACAGATATATATAATTGTCATGCGGGAATGAAATTTATGTTAAAAAAAATTGCAATTTTAAGTTTAATTTTAGCTAGTCTTTCTTTGTATGCAGAAGGAAAATACGAGGGAAAACTTGAAGAAACAGTCGTAACAGCGACAGGATTTAATGATAACATTGATAATCAAATAAAAAATGTTACGATTATTACGTCGGAGGATATTCAAGAAAAAGGGTATAATACTGTAGAAGATATATTAAAACAGGCACCAGGAGTTAATATCACACAAACTGGATTCGGTTCAGCGGTAGATATGAGAGGTCAAGGGAGATTTGGATTAGGAACGAGTGCAAACATTTCTAAAGCAGTTTCTTCAGTAAAAATCTTGATTGATGGAGATATTGCTATGGATACGATTGATACTTCCCATGCTTATATTCCTTTAAATACAATATCAGTTAATGATGTGGAAAGAGTAGAGATAATAAATGGTGGGGGAACAGTTCTGTATGGGAGTGGAACTCGAGGTGGAGTTGTAAATATTATTACGAAAGATAGAACAAAAGAAGGAGCTTCAGGCAAAGCTTACTATCAAAATAGCTCTTATGGAACAAATAAATTAGGATTTGATGCTGGAATAAATTATGGTAATAAATTTATCATTGATTTGGGGTATGAAAATGTTAATGGAAAAGGATATAGAAGAGGTTCTAAAGAAGCGTATGAATATTTGAATGGGAGCTTGAAATATAATATAACAGATAATCACAGTTTGAAATTTAAGGCGGCGAGATACAATTCAGAAGAAACATTGGCATCAGATTTAACAAAATCGCAACTTTTGAGTGACAGAAGACAGTCTGGGACTTTGAGTGATCTTGATGTTGATAGAAAAGAGTATAGCTTGGGATATGAAGGGAAAGTTACCGATAACTTGAAGTTATCATTGACAGGATATAAACAGGATACAAATAAAATTATGTACGGAATGCCTAAAACAAAATTTGAAGATAATAAAAAAGGAATCAATTTTAAGGGAAATTATGGACTTGAAAATGGGAATATAATTTTTGGATATAACTACATCGACCATAAAGGAAGTAGAGAGCAAACTATATTTGGAACGCCAATTATGAATGTTGATTTGGCGAAAGAGACGAATTCGTTTTATTTGCTAGGGCGTCATAAAATTGTTGGCAATTTAGAAGGAACAGCAGGTTATAGATACGAAAGAGCGGAATATAAAACAAATAGGGAAGTTCCGTCTACGAGAATGCCGATACCTGGTGGAAGAGGCTTTGTGAATATTCCATCAAGAGAAATGCACGGTTTGAGAAAAGACAGTAATAGTGCTTATGAATTGGGACTTAATTACAAATATTCTGATACAGGAAATGTTTATGCCAAATATGAAAGAGGATTTAGATCACCAGCTGCAACAGAATTTGTTGATTATGCACCAGGAGCTAGAAATTATACTTTAAATAATTTAAAAACAGAAAAATTTAATACATATGAAGTAGGATTTAAAGATATGTTGTGGAATTCGTTTGTAAGTGCTACAGCGTTTCATACACGAACAGATAACGAAATATACTTGAATATGGATCACGGAGTATTGGGAGGACCAAGTACAGCAAGATGGACATTCCATAATTTAAAAGCTACCGAAAGAACAGGTGTAGAACTATTTGCTGAGCAATATTTAGGTAAATTGAGAGTAAATGAGTCGTTTACATACGTGAATGCTAAAATTAAAAAAGTGGGAGATGATGTACTAACTTCAACAACTTATAATTTTAAAGATGGGCAAAAAATACCAGGAGTTCCATCTACAAAAGTTACATTAGGACTTGATTATGAAATAGCAGACGGTTTGAGAACTACTGCTAACTTAAATTATTATTCAAGCTCAGTGGATACCTACAATGAAAAAATACCTTCATATTCTACAACAGATTTAGGTTTAAAATACAAACATCAAAGTGGATTTGGGCTTAATGCGGGAGTAAAAAATGTATTTAACAAAAAATATAATGTCGCTCAAGGAAAAGATCCACTTACAGGAAAGACAGTATATTCACCAGCTGACGAACGAACTTATTATATTGGAGCAAGCTATGAATTTTAG
- a CDS encoding ExbD/TolR family protein, with translation MKFSNRRNRQNAEISMLNLIDVIFMLLIFFMIATTFNKYSQFQLSIPKSDAKFDKKEETKAEIIVNREKKNFLKLGNNIKEISGENIHNEILRLPKEMLENMTLTADEHLEYGYIVEIMSKLRNENVKNVSLNIQKNDK, from the coding sequence ATGAAATTTTCTAATAGAAGAAATAGGCAGAATGCGGAAATATCAATGCTTAATCTTATCGATGTCATATTTATGTTATTAATATTTTTTATGATTGCCACGACATTTAATAAATATTCACAATTTCAGCTTTCTATTCCTAAATCGGATGCTAAATTTGATAAAAAAGAGGAGACGAAGGCAGAAATAATAGTTAATAGAGAGAAAAAAAATTTTTTGAAGTTAGGAAATAATATTAAAGAAATTTCGGGAGAGAATATTCATAATGAGATTTTGAGATTGCCAAAAGAGATGCTTGAAAATATGACATTGACGGCTGATGAGCATCTTGAATATGGATATATTGTAGAAATAATGTCGAAATTACGTAATGAGAATGTAAAAAATGTTAGTCTTAATATACAAAAAAATGATAAATAA
- a CDS encoding TonB family protein has translation MKFYIISVILNIMILFIPVAYYTSNSSKKENKQNEPITVNLSESVFQSVSQGTTGNENIGEKNGESGNNESVKNSDDTKNTGNSEKIKVSQKNEISNSHSESNSEKINNLNDQKESRKTENIKTISQNEQEKEELKVFPLENKKKDISQAISGISSTSPLESIFSSKNTEKILQKNENLKVISKENLTNAVSTSTNISKNISENAAGNHKNDSHTYKTRTNSVAGKNENQGDGTNKNSKSNSFIQKGRNNGNNGKDGNNRGNINGKGQSGDNSKTGNLEKISKNSSKNHNIERKRSTEKGEEGNENVCNEGKDFTVSYNPNLSYPIAARRLGDKGVVTVSVKFHFNSSGSVSVISVSGGSSIFQQEARRAARIRVKIKNPETLKCTITKPFKFEYK, from the coding sequence ATGAAATTTTATATAATTTCAGTTATTTTAAATATTATGATTTTGTTTATTCCAGTAGCCTATTATACTTCAAATAGCAGTAAAAAAGAAAATAAGCAAAACGAGCCAATAACAGTAAATTTAAGCGAAAGTGTATTCCAAAGTGTTTCACAAGGAACAACTGGAAATGAAAATATTGGAGAGAAAAATGGAGAATCTGGAAATAATGAGAGTGTAAAGAATTCTGATGACACTAAAAATACTGGAAATTCTGAAAAAATAAAAGTTTCACAAAAAAATGAAATCTCAAATTCACATTCTGAATCTAACTCAGAAAAAATTAATAACTTAAACGATCAGAAAGAAAGTCGGAAAACTGAAAATATTAAGACAATCTCACAAAATGAACAAGAAAAAGAAGAGCTAAAAGTATTTCCATTAGAAAATAAGAAAAAGGATATTTCACAGGCTATTTCTGGTATTTCATCAACCTCACCTTTAGAATCAATATTTTCCTCAAAAAATACTGAAAAAATTTTACAAAAAAATGAGAACTTGAAAGTAATTTCAAAAGAAAATCTGACAAATGCAGTATCAACATCTACAAATATTTCAAAAAATATTTCAGAAAACGCTGCTGGAAATCACAAAAATGATTCTCATACTTATAAAACAAGAACTAATAGTGTTGCTGGAAAAAATGAGAATCAGGGAGATGGTACTAATAAAAACAGTAAAAGCAATTCTTTTATTCAAAAAGGAAGAAATAATGGGAATAATGGAAAAGATGGAAATAACAGGGGAAATATTAATGGAAAAGGTCAAAGTGGAGATAATTCAAAAACAGGAAATTTAGAAAAAATTAGCAAAAATTCTAGTAAAAATCATAATATTGAACGAAAAAGAAGTACTGAAAAAGGGGAAGAGGGAAATGAGAATGTCTGCAATGAAGGGAAAGATTTTACAGTTTCATATAATCCAAATTTGAGTTATCCTATTGCAGCACGAAGACTTGGAGATAAAGGAGTTGTTACAGTTTCAGTAAAATTTCATTTCAATAGTAGTGGTTCTGTTAGTGTGATTTCAGTATCAGGCGGGAGCTCAATATTTCAGCAGGAGGCAAGGAGAGCAGCTAGAATAAGAGTGAAAATAAAAAATCCTGAAACTTTGAAATGTACGATAACAAAACCATTTAAATTTGAATATAAATAA
- a CDS encoding YggS family pyridoxal phosphate-dependent enzyme: protein MEKKEIKLDCEKIKKNYNEILEDIKKYSSNPGKVKLLFVSKYFDVCQHKEIVKMGYNYFGENRAQLYRDKLNEIGNNGIKWDFIGRLQKNKIKYIIDSVNLIHSIDSYDLLLEINKKATEHGKIVNGLLQINVSKEESKAGIYIDDFEKNYKKYFSQGNVKIIGFMTMAPFLATDCEIDSYFKKMQELREKFSKKYDYLTELSMGMSNDYKIALKNGTTIIRIGSKLFE from the coding sequence ATGGAAAAAAAAGAAATAAAACTTGATTGTGAAAAAATAAAAAAAAATTACAACGAAATTTTGGAAGATATAAAAAAATACTCTTCTAATCCAGGAAAAGTGAAACTTTTGTTTGTCAGCAAATACTTTGATGTTTGTCAGCACAAAGAAATTGTCAAAATGGGATACAATTATTTCGGAGAAAATAGAGCGCAACTTTATCGGGATAAATTAAATGAAATTGGTAACAATGGTATCAAATGGGATTTTATTGGAAGATTGCAAAAAAATAAGATAAAGTATATAATTGATAGCGTAAATTTGATACATTCCATAGATTCATATGATTTACTTTTAGAAATCAATAAAAAGGCGACTGAACACGGAAAAATTGTAAATGGACTTCTGCAAATCAATGTTTCAAAAGAAGAGTCAAAAGCAGGAATTTATATCGACGATTTTGAAAAGAATTACAAGAAATATTTTTCACAAGGTAATGTAAAAATAATAGGTTTTATGACGATGGCACCATTTTTGGCGACAGATTGTGAAATTGATAGTTATTTTAAAAAGATGCAAGAATTGAGAGAAAAATTTTCAAAAAAATATGATTATTTGACAGAGCTTTCAATGGGAATGTCAAATGATTATAAAATTGCTCTAAAAAATGGTACAACAATAATCAGAATTGGAAGCAAATTATTTGAATAG
- the hemW gene encoding radical SAM family heme chaperone HemW, whose amino-acid sequence MIEVKNIKASKEKNIDAIYIHIPFCSKKCEYCDFCTFVRMEEEYRKYTDYLIKEIRMYPKIKYDTIYFGGGTPSLLPVEMISEILNELDWSKNAEITLELNPTDMTFEKLKKIRESGINRLSIGIQSFQDHVLKFIGRQHSSDDAINVYKMAREAGFFNITVDLMFGIPNQSLEDLQRDLDILQGLKPENVSIYSLIWEEGTVFWSKLQKGILSEIDQDLEAEMYEKIIDFFEKNGYCQYEISNFARIDDKDKDVEINEIKKFEDLRKMQKNAGRHNLKYWRNQKFIGVGMSAASYFDDNRHSNVRTFKKYYNLIDDEKFPIDENTIEKIDDFEKEKLKKMLGLRLIEEGVNYSEKDAKKVEKLIKNGLIEEFFIEKNEKIKFKNKKNFVKNYEKRIKLTKKGLFLANNVFVEFI is encoded by the coding sequence ATGATTGAAGTAAAAAATATTAAAGCATCGAAGGAAAAAAATATTGATGCAATATACATTCATATTCCATTTTGCAGTAAAAAATGCGAATATTGTGATTTTTGCACATTTGTGAGAATGGAAGAAGAATATAGAAAATATACGGATTATTTGATTAAAGAAATTAGAATGTATCCAAAAATTAAATATGATACAATTTATTTTGGTGGAGGAACGCCTTCTCTGCTGCCTGTTGAAATGATAAGCGAAATATTAAATGAACTTGACTGGTCTAAAAATGCTGAAATTACGCTGGAATTGAATCCAACGGATATGACTTTTGAGAAATTGAAAAAAATTCGAGAAAGTGGAATAAATAGACTAAGTATTGGAATTCAAAGTTTTCAAGATCATGTTTTAAAATTTATTGGAAGGCAGCATAGTTCTGATGATGCAATAAATGTTTATAAAATGGCAAGAGAGGCAGGATTTTTCAATATTACGGTGGATTTGATGTTCGGGATTCCTAATCAAAGTCTTGAGGATTTGCAAAGGGATCTTGATATTTTGCAGGGATTAAAGCCTGAAAATGTTTCGATTTATTCGCTTATTTGGGAAGAAGGAACGGTTTTTTGGAGTAAGCTGCAAAAGGGTATTTTATCCGAAATTGATCAGGATTTGGAAGCGGAAATGTATGAGAAAATTATTGATTTTTTTGAGAAAAATGGATATTGCCAGTATGAAATTTCTAATTTTGCGAGAATTGACGACAAAGATAAAGATGTTGAAATTAATGAAATAAAAAAATTTGAAGATTTAAGAAAAATGCAGAAAAATGCGGGAAGACATAATTTGAAATATTGGCGAAATCAGAAATTTATTGGCGTTGGAATGAGTGCAGCTAGTTATTTTGACGATAATAGGCATAGTAATGTGCGGACTTTTAAGAAATATTATAATCTGATTGATGATGAGAAATTTCCAATTGATGAAAATACAATTGAAAAAATTGATGATTTTGAAAAAGAAAAATTGAAAAAAATGTTGGGTTTAAGACTTATTGAAGAAGGGGTAAATTATAGTGAAAAAGATGCCAAAAAAGTTGAAAAACTTATAAAAAATGGATTGATTGAAGAGTTTTTTATTGAAAAAAATGAAAAAATAAAATTTAAAAATAAAAAAAATTTTGTTAAAAATTATGAAAAAAGAATAAAATTGACAAAAAAAGGACTTTTTTTGGCAAATAATGTATTTGTTGAATTTATTTAA